In Magnolia sinica isolate HGM2019 chromosome 12, MsV1, whole genome shotgun sequence, a single genomic region encodes these proteins:
- the LOC131221682 gene encoding beta-cubebene synthase isoform X3, translated as MDSPTTQRPNKEIGRAFVNYHPSIWGEHFIAASPDVMQRLEAHKGRGEELKEVVRNMFSTVNDPLLEMNLIDAIQRLGVAYHFEMEIDKALGQMYDDHINGKDDGFDLLTLALQFRLLRQQGYNVSAGVFAKFKDDEGNFSSILSKDTHGLLSLYEAAFLGTHGDDILDEAITFTTVHLKSTLPHLSAPLTKLVELALEIPLHRRIERLQTRFYISIYEEDKERNDVLLEFAKLEFLRLQSLHQRDLRDISLWNRGDMDQLPDYMKVIFIALVDGVDAIEDELTGEGKSYRIYYLKEAIKDLAKAYLAEARWVSSGYVPTSEEYMKVALMSAVYPMLFVAFLIGMDEVVTKEVLEWAIHMPTMLRTCSIIARLMDDISSNKFEQERKHVSSSVECYMKEHGTSYEESIQKLREMVASGWKDINKECLKPTPVPTAVINVILNFTRVLEIIYQHRDGYTDASVETKEHIASLFVDPIPL; from the exons ATGGATAGTCCCACTACTCAAAGGCCAAACAAGGAGATTGGTCGTGCTTTTGTAAATTATCACCCTAGTATCTGGGGTGAACACTTCATTGCAGCCTCTCCAGATGTCATG CAGAGGCTCGAAGCACATAAAGGACGTGGTGAAGAATTGAAGGAAGTAGTAAGGAATATGTTTAGCACGGTAAATGATCCATTGCTCGAAATGAATTTGATTGATGCGATTCAACGCCTTGGTGTAGCTTACCACTTTGAAATGGAGATAGATAAGGCATTGGGCCAGATGTATGATGACCACATCAATGGGAAGGACGATGGTTTTGACCTCCTAACCCTTGCTCTCCAATTTCGACTACTTAGGCAACAAGGTTATAATGTCTCAGCCG GTGTGTTTGCAAAGTTCAAGGATGATGAGGGAAATTTCAGTTCAATATTAAGCAAGGACACACACGGTTTATTAAGTTTATATGAAGCCGCATTCCTTGGTACACATGGGGATGATATATTGGATGAAGCCATTACTTTCACCACAGTGCACCTCAAATCCACATTGCCGCATCTGAGTGCTCCCCTGACAAAGCTAGTTGAACTTGCCTTAGAAATACCACTTCACAGGCGCATAGAGAGGCTACAGACAAGGTTCTATATCTCGATTTATGAGGAAGACAAGGAACGAAACGATGTGCTACTGGAGTTTGCAAAGTTAGAGTTTCTTAGGTTGCAGTCATTGCACCAGAGGGACCTTAGAGACATATCATT GTGGAATCGTGGAGATATGGATCAACTGCCAGACTACATGAAAGTGATTTTTATTGCACTCGTAGATGGGGTCGATGCAATTGAGGATGAACTAACTGGGGAGGGAAAATCATACCGGATATACTACTTAAAGGAAGCG atTAAGGATCTGGCCAAAGCCTACTTAGCTGAAGCAAGATGGGTCAGCTCGGGGTATGTTCCAACCTCAGAGGAGTACATGAAGGTTGCCTTAATGAGCGCTGTTTATCCTATGCTTTTTGTTGCATTTCTCATTGGCATGGATGAAGTCGTGACAAAGGAGGTCCTTgagtgggccatacacatgcCAACGATGCTGAGGACTTGTTCTATTATAGCCCGATTGATGGATGACATCTCATCAAACAAG TTTGAGCAAGAAAGGAAGCACGTTTCATCCTCGGTAGAGTGCTACATGAAAGAGCATGGAACCTCCTACGAAGAAAGTATTCAAAAACTCCGGGAAATGGTTGCAAGTGGATGGAAAGACATCAACAAGGAATGTCTTAAACCGACTCCAGTACCTACGGCTGTGATCAATGTTATCCTGAATTTTACACGTGTGCTTGAAATCATATACCAGCATCGAGatggatataccgatgcaagcgTTGAGACCAAAGAACATATTGCATCACTATTTGTGGACCCTATTCCACTTTAG
- the LOC131221682 gene encoding beta-cubebene synthase isoform X1: protein MDSPTTQRPNKEIGRAFVNYHPSIWGEHFIAASPDVMQRLEAHKGRGEELKEVVRNMFSTVNDPLLEMNLIDAIQRLGVAYHFEMEIDKALGQMYDDHINGKDDGFDLLTLALQFRLLRQQGYNVSAGVFAKFKDDEGNFSSILSKDTHGLLSLYEAAFLGTHGDDILDEAITFTTVHLKSTLPHLSAPLTKLVELALEIPLHRRIERLQTRFYISIYEEDKERNDVLLEFAKLEFLRLQSLHQRDLRDISLWWKEMDLVAKLPFTRDRVLEGYFWTVGVYFEPHYSRARMIMTKMIAFATVIDDIYDVYGTLEELELLTATIERWNRGDMDQLPDYMKVIFIALVDGVDAIEDELTGEGKSYRIYYLKEAIKDLAKAYLAEARWVSSGYVPTSEEYMKVALMSAVYPMLFVAFLIGMDEVVTKEVLEWAIHMPTMLRTCSIIARLMDDISSNKFEQERKHVSSSVECYMKEHGTSYEESIQKLREMVASGWKDINKECLKPTPVPTAVINVILNFTRVLEIIYQHRDGYTDASVETKEHIASLFVDPIPL, encoded by the exons ATGGATAGTCCCACTACTCAAAGGCCAAACAAGGAGATTGGTCGTGCTTTTGTAAATTATCACCCTAGTATCTGGGGTGAACACTTCATTGCAGCCTCTCCAGATGTCATG CAGAGGCTCGAAGCACATAAAGGACGTGGTGAAGAATTGAAGGAAGTAGTAAGGAATATGTTTAGCACGGTAAATGATCCATTGCTCGAAATGAATTTGATTGATGCGATTCAACGCCTTGGTGTAGCTTACCACTTTGAAATGGAGATAGATAAGGCATTGGGCCAGATGTATGATGACCACATCAATGGGAAGGACGATGGTTTTGACCTCCTAACCCTTGCTCTCCAATTTCGACTACTTAGGCAACAAGGTTATAATGTCTCAGCCG GTGTGTTTGCAAAGTTCAAGGATGATGAGGGAAATTTCAGTTCAATATTAAGCAAGGACACACACGGTTTATTAAGTTTATATGAAGCCGCATTCCTTGGTACACATGGGGATGATATATTGGATGAAGCCATTACTTTCACCACAGTGCACCTCAAATCCACATTGCCGCATCTGAGTGCTCCCCTGACAAAGCTAGTTGAACTTGCCTTAGAAATACCACTTCACAGGCGCATAGAGAGGCTACAGACAAGGTTCTATATCTCGATTTATGAGGAAGACAAGGAACGAAACGATGTGCTACTGGAGTTTGCAAAGTTAGAGTTTCTTAGGTTGCAGTCATTGCACCAGAGGGACCTTAGAGACATATCATT GTGGTGGAAAGAAATGGACCTTGTAGCAAAGCTTCCATTCACCAGAGACAGAGTGTTGGAAGGCTACTTTTGGACAGTAGGAGTGTACTTTGAACCACATTATTCCCGAGCTAGAATGATAATGACAAAAATGATAGCATTTGCAACAGTTATAGATGACATCTACGACGTATATGGTACATTGGAGGAGCTTGAACTACTTACCGCTACGATCGAGAG GTGGAATCGTGGAGATATGGATCAACTGCCAGACTACATGAAAGTGATTTTTATTGCACTCGTAGATGGGGTCGATGCAATTGAGGATGAACTAACTGGGGAGGGAAAATCATACCGGATATACTACTTAAAGGAAGCG atTAAGGATCTGGCCAAAGCCTACTTAGCTGAAGCAAGATGGGTCAGCTCGGGGTATGTTCCAACCTCAGAGGAGTACATGAAGGTTGCCTTAATGAGCGCTGTTTATCCTATGCTTTTTGTTGCATTTCTCATTGGCATGGATGAAGTCGTGACAAAGGAGGTCCTTgagtgggccatacacatgcCAACGATGCTGAGGACTTGTTCTATTATAGCCCGATTGATGGATGACATCTCATCAAACAAG TTTGAGCAAGAAAGGAAGCACGTTTCATCCTCGGTAGAGTGCTACATGAAAGAGCATGGAACCTCCTACGAAGAAAGTATTCAAAAACTCCGGGAAATGGTTGCAAGTGGATGGAAAGACATCAACAAGGAATGTCTTAAACCGACTCCAGTACCTACGGCTGTGATCAATGTTATCCTGAATTTTACACGTGTGCTTGAAATCATATACCAGCATCGAGatggatataccgatgcaagcgTTGAGACCAAAGAACATATTGCATCACTATTTGTGGACCCTATTCCACTTTAG
- the LOC131221682 gene encoding beta-cubebene synthase isoform X2: MDSPTTQRPNKEIGRAFVNYHPSIWGEHFIAASPDVMRLEAHKGRGEELKEVVRNMFSTVNDPLLEMNLIDAIQRLGVAYHFEMEIDKALGQMYDDHINGKDDGFDLLTLALQFRLLRQQGYNVSAGVFAKFKDDEGNFSSILSKDTHGLLSLYEAAFLGTHGDDILDEAITFTTVHLKSTLPHLSAPLTKLVELALEIPLHRRIERLQTRFYISIYEEDKERNDVLLEFAKLEFLRLQSLHQRDLRDISLWWKEMDLVAKLPFTRDRVLEGYFWTVGVYFEPHYSRARMIMTKMIAFATVIDDIYDVYGTLEELELLTATIERWNRGDMDQLPDYMKVIFIALVDGVDAIEDELTGEGKSYRIYYLKEAIKDLAKAYLAEARWVSSGYVPTSEEYMKVALMSAVYPMLFVAFLIGMDEVVTKEVLEWAIHMPTMLRTCSIIARLMDDISSNKFEQERKHVSSSVECYMKEHGTSYEESIQKLREMVASGWKDINKECLKPTPVPTAVINVILNFTRVLEIIYQHRDGYTDASVETKEHIASLFVDPIPL, encoded by the exons ATGGATAGTCCCACTACTCAAAGGCCAAACAAGGAGATTGGTCGTGCTTTTGTAAATTATCACCCTAGTATCTGGGGTGAACACTTCATTGCAGCCTCTCCAGATGTCATG AGGCTCGAAGCACATAAAGGACGTGGTGAAGAATTGAAGGAAGTAGTAAGGAATATGTTTAGCACGGTAAATGATCCATTGCTCGAAATGAATTTGATTGATGCGATTCAACGCCTTGGTGTAGCTTACCACTTTGAAATGGAGATAGATAAGGCATTGGGCCAGATGTATGATGACCACATCAATGGGAAGGACGATGGTTTTGACCTCCTAACCCTTGCTCTCCAATTTCGACTACTTAGGCAACAAGGTTATAATGTCTCAGCCG GTGTGTTTGCAAAGTTCAAGGATGATGAGGGAAATTTCAGTTCAATATTAAGCAAGGACACACACGGTTTATTAAGTTTATATGAAGCCGCATTCCTTGGTACACATGGGGATGATATATTGGATGAAGCCATTACTTTCACCACAGTGCACCTCAAATCCACATTGCCGCATCTGAGTGCTCCCCTGACAAAGCTAGTTGAACTTGCCTTAGAAATACCACTTCACAGGCGCATAGAGAGGCTACAGACAAGGTTCTATATCTCGATTTATGAGGAAGACAAGGAACGAAACGATGTGCTACTGGAGTTTGCAAAGTTAGAGTTTCTTAGGTTGCAGTCATTGCACCAGAGGGACCTTAGAGACATATCATT GTGGTGGAAAGAAATGGACCTTGTAGCAAAGCTTCCATTCACCAGAGACAGAGTGTTGGAAGGCTACTTTTGGACAGTAGGAGTGTACTTTGAACCACATTATTCCCGAGCTAGAATGATAATGACAAAAATGATAGCATTTGCAACAGTTATAGATGACATCTACGACGTATATGGTACATTGGAGGAGCTTGAACTACTTACCGCTACGATCGAGAG GTGGAATCGTGGAGATATGGATCAACTGCCAGACTACATGAAAGTGATTTTTATTGCACTCGTAGATGGGGTCGATGCAATTGAGGATGAACTAACTGGGGAGGGAAAATCATACCGGATATACTACTTAAAGGAAGCG atTAAGGATCTGGCCAAAGCCTACTTAGCTGAAGCAAGATGGGTCAGCTCGGGGTATGTTCCAACCTCAGAGGAGTACATGAAGGTTGCCTTAATGAGCGCTGTTTATCCTATGCTTTTTGTTGCATTTCTCATTGGCATGGATGAAGTCGTGACAAAGGAGGTCCTTgagtgggccatacacatgcCAACGATGCTGAGGACTTGTTCTATTATAGCCCGATTGATGGATGACATCTCATCAAACAAG TTTGAGCAAGAAAGGAAGCACGTTTCATCCTCGGTAGAGTGCTACATGAAAGAGCATGGAACCTCCTACGAAGAAAGTATTCAAAAACTCCGGGAAATGGTTGCAAGTGGATGGAAAGACATCAACAAGGAATGTCTTAAACCGACTCCAGTACCTACGGCTGTGATCAATGTTATCCTGAATTTTACACGTGTGCTTGAAATCATATACCAGCATCGAGatggatataccgatgcaagcgTTGAGACCAAAGAACATATTGCATCACTATTTGTGGACCCTATTCCACTTTAG